agaacacactacagagaacacactacatagaacacactacagagaacacactacagagaacacactacagagaacacactacatagaacacactacagagaacacactacagagaacacactacagagaacacactacatagaacacactacagagaacacactacatagaacacactacagagaacacactacagagaacacactacaaagggcacactacagagaacacactacagagaacacactacatagaacacactacagagaacacactacatagaacacactacagagaacacactacaaagaacacactacagagaacacacaacatagaacacactacagagaacacactacaaagggcacactacagagaacacactacagagaacacactacatagaacacactacagagaacacactacatagaacacactacagagaacacactacaaagaacacactacagagaacacactacagagaacacactacagagaacatactacagagaacacactacagagaacacactacatagaacacactacagagaacacactacagagaacacactacaaagggcacactacagagaacacactacagagaacacactacagagaacacactacaaagggcacactacagagaacacactacatagaacacactacagagaacacactacagagaacacactacagagaacacactacagagaacacactacatagaacacactacatagaacacactacagagaacacactacagagaacacactacagagaaagGGCACCCCTAACTTGCTTCCAGCAAACAGTACCTCCACATCTACAGAGATTAGATTCACACCACAGGGACCTCCACATCTATAGAGATGACCAGAGAAGATTCACACCACAGGGTACGTCCACATCTACAGAGATTAGAGATGACCAGAGAAGATTCACACCACAGGGACCTCCACATCTACAGAGATTAGAGATGACGGATACCAGTGTAAACATGACACTTCTAGACAAGGATCAGGGCACAGAAAGCCTAGAGGTCACAGAGGTCAAAGAGGGCACACTACAGAGAggtcaaagagagacaaagatgaCCAGAGATGGCATCAGGGACCTACCACTCCATCCCGGCGCGGTTAGTGTCGTCCCACCAGCACTCTGTGGGATGCCCCAGGGTGGTGGGAGTCTGTTGGCACTCGAAGGCCCAGAGGCGGTCGGACCCCTCCTTCTCACTGAAGACACTCTGCAGGGCCACCAGCACCTCTCCATGGGGACACTGGAAGTTAAACCCTTGGCGGAAGGTGTGGATCCAGGGGACAGAGCGGTCGATATGACTCTCCATACGGTTCTCGTACTCTTGGCTTGCCACGGTAGCTAGAAGGGCCAGAGCCCACAGTAACAACACTGGTCCTGGATTCATCCTGTTGGTGACCAAGCTTGTGAAGTGAAGGGCTTAATGTAAGCGAAGCCTGGGCGTCCGACTCTGAGGCTAACCCAGTACTGGTCCTGGAGGCTCTGAGCTGGGTCTGTATCTGATCGCAGACAAAgaaagagcgcgagagagagagagggagagagtgaaagaccGTCTGCTCTGGCCCGCTCCTCTATTCTCCACCACAGCAGTCTGGCTTTCAGGTCGTTGACTAACCAGATGTGTATATAAATTATCCGAATCCAGAACTGATGTGTAATTTGCAGCTCCCAAGACAGTTTTGGTTGGACTTTCTGTTAAGGTCGACTTTCAGAAAAACTCCCCGGTGTCGATAGCAGAGATAAAGGGGGTGCAccttaataaataaaatgttgtttGTAAATATTTAGGACCGTGATGTAAAGTAAATCATCATGTCGTTTAAATATTAGTGTTGTACTTCGGCTGTCCAGAGAGAGAGTTCTAATTTAATACATCTTGTTTGACAGGACATTGGCCagttcaaaacatttttttgggggtaaTTGTAATCATTTGTCATTTCTTGGGGGTTTCGTTTAAAAAACATTTCTAACTTCctgcagtaaaaaaaaagtatCTGGATTGGAAAGTTCCCCAGTGTGTTTTGGAAGTTTTTATTTCCGTTCTGTAGCCAATGGAAAAACAGAGCAATAATAAACATGTAAGGTGTTATGAAAAAGTAATAATTTATGAAGTATCCACATATACTATGCTGTTTACATTATACAAAGAGAGGGAATTAAAGGCTTCAGAAACACCTGTTTCAGGTTATGACAGGCAGAGTTTTCTGGGACGAACTACATTGTAATTCAGCTGGGGCCTCTTCAAGTTCATGAGAACTGGTAATGAAGGAGGACTGCAAAACAAACATCAGAATTTCCAcaacctccccccccctcccctgtgAAAACAGACTGTTCTTGTAAAAGAGGTGAGAAACGggagagagtgtaagagagagagagagagagagagagagagagagagagagagagagagaaagagacagagagagcgagagagagagagagatagaaagataatggcaagagagagagtggagagagagagagagagagagagtatgtgtggagagagagagaccttattagagacacatatttccctcagattacacagacccacaaagaatttgaaaacaaatccaattttgataaactcccatatctactgggtgaaataccacagtctgccatcacagcagcaagatctgtgacctgttgccacaagaaaaggtcaaccagtgaagaacaaacaccactgttgTCACGGGTgttgtaaggattggaccaaaatgcagcgggagtgTGTACACTCACTTTCTTTTTAttcggcagaaagaaggaaaaccaaaacaaaacacacgtatacaaaaccaACGACGATAAACtgtcctgtcaggcacacagctatacaaggaacaactacccacaaaatcccatagaaaaaaaaacacccctcttaaataagaacttcaattagaagcaactaggagcagctgcttccaattgaaggtcaacccaacaaacgccacatagaaatagacatactagaactaacatagaaatagactaacaaagaacatagcccaacaaaccccgaaacactctaaacaaacacacccccttccacgtcctgaccaaactacaataacaaataacctctattactggtcaggacgtgacagtacccccccccaaaggtgcagaccccggatacaccttaaacaaaaacacaaaaataacccccccccaaaaaaaaaaattataatcccaaactaaagggagggaagggagggtggccaccatcaccgactgttcttgtgctacaccccccctccccaacccacctactatggaggtggctcaggctccggccttactccccaacctaacctgtccacccccgctaactgcttattatattttacccttcccgaagtctctggactatggcgcatcgctgaagacctcgggctgatgcg
The Salmo salar chromosome ssa16, Ssal_v3.1, whole genome shotgun sequence DNA segment above includes these coding regions:
- the dpt gene encoding dermatopontin — translated: MNPGPVLLLWALALLATVASQEYENRMESHIDRSVPWIHTFRQGFNFQCPHGEVLVALQSVFSEKEGSDRLWAFECQQTPTTLGHPTECWWDDTNRAGMEWSSTCGNNGLVAGVMSKYFEPVLDREWSFYCCRYSRRCPYSCWKSLEVPGQYREEGEFVIPGYGYFIRGAQTTFDGVLRDRQWKYIVCRMTDFDCEFENL